A portion of the Acidisarcina polymorpha genome contains these proteins:
- a CDS encoding VIT1/CCC1 transporter family protein — protein sequence MSELPGWRELGAIFHNDRSFVLRIVQPGLAGLMDGSVSTLAPIFATAFATHRSHTVFLIGAASAVGAGISMAFSEGLSDDGELTGRGNPVFRGIVTGLMTFVGGFLHTLPFLIGNVHTALTLAYLVVGVELLVISWIRYRYFKTSFGMSCFQVIVGGGLVFAAGILIGSS from the coding sequence ATGTCGGAGCTACCTGGATGGAGAGAATTAGGCGCGATCTTCCATAACGACCGCAGCTTTGTGTTGCGCATTGTGCAGCCGGGCCTGGCTGGGTTGATGGACGGCTCGGTTTCGACCTTGGCGCCGATCTTTGCGACCGCGTTTGCCACGCATCGTTCGCACACAGTGTTTCTGATCGGCGCGGCGTCGGCGGTGGGCGCGGGAATCTCGATGGCCTTTTCGGAAGGTCTCTCCGATGATGGCGAATTGACCGGCCGCGGCAATCCGGTCTTTCGCGGCATTGTTACTGGTCTGATGACCTTTGTAGGCGGATTCCTGCACACGCTCCCCTTCCTGATCGGCAACGTCCATACCGCTTTGACACTAGCCTACCTGGTCGTCGGAGTGGAGTTGCTGGTGATCTCATGGATCCGCTATCGCTATTTCAAGACCAGCTTTGGCATGTCGTGCTTCCAAGTGATTGTTGGCGGAGGGCTGGTATTTGCGGCAGGGATTCTTATCGGAAGTTCGTAG